One genomic window of Haloferax mediterranei ATCC 33500 includes the following:
- the pdhA gene encoding pyruvate dehydrogenase (acetyl-transferring) E1 component subunit alpha, with the protein MSVLQRDPQDQVRVLDEDGAVVGEVPDIDDETLVEMYRNMRLARHFDTRAVSLQRQGRMGTYPPLSGQEGAQIGSAIALEEDDWMVPSYREHGAALIRGLPLKQTLLYWMGHEKGNKMPEDANILPPAVPIASQIPHATGAAWALKLQGKTDKGVLCYFGDGATSEGDFHEALNFAGVFDTPNIFFCNNNQWAISVPRERQTASETIAQKATAYGLDGIQVDGMDPLAVYSVTKAALDKAKNPDEGELRPTLIEAVQYRFGAHTTADDPTVYRDDEEVERWKAKDPIPRLETFLRETGRLDDEKIDDIESDIEATVADAIEAAESDPRPDPSEMFEYAYAEQTPEIRAQREEFEALREKVGDEGFLRE; encoded by the coding sequence GTGAGCGTGCTTCAACGTGACCCACAGGACCAGGTACGAGTACTCGACGAGGACGGGGCCGTCGTCGGTGAGGTCCCCGACATCGACGACGAAACACTGGTCGAGATGTACCGAAACATGCGTCTCGCCCGGCACTTCGACACGCGGGCGGTAAGTCTCCAACGGCAGGGACGGATGGGGACGTATCCGCCGCTGTCGGGACAGGAAGGCGCACAGATTGGCAGTGCCATCGCACTCGAAGAAGACGACTGGATGGTTCCGAGTTACCGCGAACACGGTGCCGCGCTGATTCGAGGCCTCCCACTGAAACAGACGCTTCTCTACTGGATGGGCCACGAGAAGGGTAACAAGATGCCGGAGGATGCGAACATTCTCCCACCCGCCGTTCCCATCGCCTCGCAGATTCCCCACGCGACGGGTGCTGCGTGGGCGCTCAAACTCCAGGGTAAAACCGACAAGGGCGTCCTCTGTTACTTCGGTGACGGGGCGACCTCCGAAGGAGACTTCCACGAGGCGCTGAACTTCGCGGGCGTCTTCGACACCCCGAACATTTTCTTCTGTAACAACAACCAGTGGGCGATTTCCGTGCCGCGCGAACGACAGACGGCATCGGAAACCATCGCGCAGAAGGCGACGGCCTACGGCCTCGACGGTATTCAGGTCGACGGCATGGACCCACTTGCGGTCTACTCCGTGACGAAGGCGGCGCTGGACAAAGCGAAGAACCCCGACGAGGGCGAACTTCGGCCGACGCTTATCGAGGCAGTCCAGTACCGCTTCGGCGCACACACCACTGCTGACGACCCGACCGTCTACCGCGACGACGAGGAAGTCGAGCGGTGGAAAGCGAAAGACCCCATCCCGCGACTGGAGACGTTCCTCCGCGAGACTGGACGACTCGACGACGAGAAAATCGACGATATCGAGTCGGATATCGAGGCGACGGTTGCAGACGCTATCGAGGCCGCCGAGTCCGACCCGCGTCCGGACCCGAGCGAGATGTTCGAATACGCGTACGCCGAACAGACACCGGAGATTCGTGCACAGCGCGAGGAGTTCGAAGCACTCCGTGAGAAGGTTGGCGACGAAGGGTTCCTCAGAGAATGA